The Leptotrichia sp. OH3620_COT-345 genomic sequence GCGCTGTTATATTTTATGAAAAGGAAAATGACAAAAGAATTGAAATTCTAAAAAAAGAAAGAATACCTTTCATTATTCTTGGAAAAAGTTATTCGGATGAAGATACATATATTTCAAATGATGATTTTAACTCGGTTTTTAAAGGAACTGAATATCTTTTTGAAAAGAATATAGAAAATATAGTTTTTATTACAGCAAATCCCACACCTATGAATATAGAAAGGAAAAACGGGATTATAGAAGCATACAGGAAAAAAGGCAAATCTCTTGAAAAACTTAGAATTATTGAAAGGATGAACAATCAAAAGGAAATATATGGACTTGTAAAAGAGCTATACAACAAAAAATCAATGCCTGAAGCATTTTTTGTATCAGGAGATGAAAAGGCGGTGGCAGTTTTAAAAGCCTTAAATGATCTTCGGATAAAAATTCCTGATGAAATTTCTGTCTTGGGATTGGACAATATACCAATTTCAGAATATTTTTTTCCGGCATTGACGACAGTAGCTTTAAATTATAAAAAAATATCTGAAAGAGTTTATGAAAAGTTAAGTAATATGATGAATGGAATAAAAGAATATTCTGAAGAAATTCCCGGAGAAATTGTTCAAAGGGAGAGTGTGAGAAAATAAATTTAAATATTGGATAGTTGGAATGAAAGGAGGATAGAAGTTTATAGGCTACCAAAAAAAAGTTGAAAAGGAGAGTGGAACAAATGAAAAGAAAAATTGGTTTTTTAATATTTTTAAGTTTATTTTTACTGATTTTAAGTTGCGGAGGAAATCAAAATAAAACAAAAGACGGGAAAGTAAAACTTGTTTTTTATTATCCTGTTAATGTAGGCGGCCCTGTGGCAAAGATAGTTGAAAAACTTACAAAAGATTTTAATGAGGAAAATCCGGATATAGAAGTGGAAGCCGTTTATACAGGAAATTATGATGATACTGTGACAAAAATCCAGACTGCCGCTCAAGGAGGAAATCCTCCCGATTTATTTGTAAGTCTGGCAACACAAAGATTTACAATGGCTTCAAGCGGTATGGCCATGCCTCTGGATGAACTTATAAAAGAGGATGGAGAAGAAGGGAAAAAGTATATTGACGATTTTCTTGAAGGATTTATGGAAGATTCTTATGTGGATGGGAAAATATATTCAATACCTTTTCAGAGAAGTACAATGGTTCTTTATTATAACAAGGATATTTTCAAAGAAGTAGGTTTGGATCCTGAAAAAGCACCTGAAACATGGGAAGAGCTTGTAGAAATAGCAGGAAAAATCGCAAATGACAAAAGAAAAGGTGTAGGAATAGCATTGAATTCAGGTTCGGCTCAATGGGCATTTACAGGATTTGCACTTCAGAATAGTATTGACGGTAAAAATTTAATGAGTGAAGATGGGAAAAAAGTATTTTTCAACACACCTGAAAATGTAGAAGCACTTCAATTTTGGATTGATTTACAGAAAAAATATAAAGTAATGGCGGAAGGTATAGTTCAGTGGACAGATTTGCCGTCACAATTTTTGGCAGAAGAAGTTGCCATGATATATCATACTACAGGGAATTTATCCAACATAGCAAAAAATTCTAAATTTAACTATGGAGTGGCATTCTTGCCCGCACATAAGAGAAAAGGTGCACCTACAGGAGGAGGGAATTTCTATATTTCTTCAGGAATATCTCCGGAAAAACAAAAAGCTGCATGGAAGTTTATAAAGTACCTTACAACAGCAGAAAGAGCAGCACAATGGAGTGTGGATACAGGATACGTGGCAACGAGAAAAAGTGCTTTTGAAACAGATATAGTAAAAAATTATTATAAGGAAAGACCCCAAGCAAAAGTGGCGTATGAGCAGCTTCAGTTTGCAAAACCTGAGCTGACAACTTACAATGCAGCTGAGATATGGAGAATATTAAATGATAACATACAGTCTGCAATAACAGGAGAAAAAACAGCAAAAGAAGCTTTGGATAATGCACAGAAAGAGGCTGCTGAAGTACTGAAAGATTTTAACTGATTTTTACAGGAGGTAAAATGGATACGAAACTGAAAAGAAAATTGAAAGAAAATATAACGGGTTTTTTGCTGCTTTTGCCTTCTTTAATATTTATGGTCGGATTTACTGTTTTACCTGTTTTTAAGAGTTTTTATCTGAGTTTTACAAAATATACTTTAGGAATGAAAAAACCTTTATGGTCAGGTTTCAGTAACTATATCAGTCTGTTCAAAAGTGAAATTTTCTGGAAGGTAATGTATAATACAATATTTTTTTCCGTGATAACAGTTGTTCCATGTATGGTTTTAGGATTGACACTGGCATTTTTAGTAAACCGTAAAAGTAAATCGGTGAGTATATTGAGAACTGTATATTTTTATCCTGTAGTTATGCCGATGATAGCTGTGGCAAGCATATGGATGTTTATATATATGGGGAAAAATGGTCTTTTAGACCAGTGGCTGTCAGCTTTAGGAATGAAACCTCTGAATGTATTGTCAAATAAAAATACGGTTTTACCTTTTATGGCAATAATGTATGTATGGAAAGAATCGGGATATCTAATGATTTTTTTTCTTGCAGGATTACAGGGAATATCCGAAGATTTATTTGAATCAGCCAGAATAGATGGAGCAGGATTCTGGGTAATGCTTAAAAATATTACTTTGCCTTTGCTAAAACCTACAATGATTTTTGTATCGACAATAGCATTGACAAATTGTTTTAAATTAGTAGATCACATAGTTATAATGACTGAAGGTGCTCCAAACAATGGAAGTACTTTGCTGTTATATTATATTTACCAGCAGGGATTCACAAATTTCAACTATGGAAGATCATCGGCACTGACAGTGATAATGCTGTTTTTACTTCTTTTTGTATCTTTGCCGAGATTTTTCAGACAGGATAAAAAAGCATTTTACAATTAATTTTTAAAATAGGGGTCAAATATGAATATAATAGAAAAAGGGAAAAACTCGATAATTACGGTATTGGCTTTTATCATAGCTATAATCTGGCTTATACCTTTAATATGGATGGTAGGGACAGCTTTTACCGAACCGTCTTTTAGTATGTCGCTATTTCCGAAAACTCCGTTTACTCTGAAAAACATTATATATGTGTGGAATGCCGTTCCTTTTAAGATATATTATATAAATACTCTAATACTTGTAACAATAACATTTATTATTCAAGTATTTACTTCGACTATGGCAGCATATGCTTTAGCTGTAATGGAACTGAAATGGGCAAAATATGTATTTATTATAATATTTATGCAGATAATTATACCTAATGATGTTCTAATAACTCCGAATTTTATGACTTTGAAGGACTTAAGTCTTATAAATACAAAACTTGGGATTATGATTCCGTTTTTAGGTACCGCTTTTGGGATATTTCTGCTAAGGCAGCATTTTAAAACTATACCGAAA encodes the following:
- a CDS encoding LacI family DNA-binding transcriptional regulator produces the protein MKNITIKDVAEKCGVSAQTVSRVLNESENVRESTRKFIKEKIKELGYKPNLYAKNLSSRKTKNILVSIRRSKGHTATIWTNILVSEIFACNRDKNISLFMEQYYEDKDLKNSLLNTSNTFIDGAVIFYEKENDKRIEILKKERIPFIILGKSYSDEDTYISNDDFNSVFKGTEYLFEKNIENIVFITANPTPMNIERKNGIIEAYRKKGKSLEKLRIIERMNNQKEIYGLVKELYNKKSMPEAFFVSGDEKAVAVLKALNDLRIKIPDEISVLGLDNIPISEYFFPALTTVALNYKKISERVYEKLSNMMNGIKEYSEEIPGEIVQRESVRK
- a CDS encoding ABC transporter substrate-binding protein, coding for MKRKIGFLIFLSLFLLILSCGGNQNKTKDGKVKLVFYYPVNVGGPVAKIVEKLTKDFNEENPDIEVEAVYTGNYDDTVTKIQTAAQGGNPPDLFVSLATQRFTMASSGMAMPLDELIKEDGEEGKKYIDDFLEGFMEDSYVDGKIYSIPFQRSTMVLYYNKDIFKEVGLDPEKAPETWEELVEIAGKIANDKRKGVGIALNSGSAQWAFTGFALQNSIDGKNLMSEDGKKVFFNTPENVEALQFWIDLQKKYKVMAEGIVQWTDLPSQFLAEEVAMIYHTTGNLSNIAKNSKFNYGVAFLPAHKRKGAPTGGGNFYISSGISPEKQKAAWKFIKYLTTAERAAQWSVDTGYVATRKSAFETDIVKNYYKERPQAKVAYEQLQFAKPELTTYNAAEIWRILNDNIQSAITGEKTAKEALDNAQKEAAEVLKDFN
- a CDS encoding carbohydrate ABC transporter permease; amino-acid sequence: MDTKLKRKLKENITGFLLLLPSLIFMVGFTVLPVFKSFYLSFTKYTLGMKKPLWSGFSNYISLFKSEIFWKVMYNTIFFSVITVVPCMVLGLTLAFLVNRKSKSVSILRTVYFYPVVMPMIAVASIWMFIYMGKNGLLDQWLSALGMKPLNVLSNKNTVLPFMAIMYVWKESGYLMIFFLAGLQGISEDLFESARIDGAGFWVMLKNITLPLLKPTMIFVSTIALTNCFKLVDHIVIMTEGAPNNGSTLLLYYIYQQGFTNFNYGRSSALTVIMLFLLLFVSLPRFFRQDKKAFYN
- a CDS encoding carbohydrate ABC transporter permease; amino-acid sequence: MNIIEKGKNSIITVLAFIIAIIWLIPLIWMVGTAFTEPSFSMSLFPKTPFTLKNIIYVWNAVPFKIYYINTLILVTITFIIQVFTSTMAAYALAVMELKWAKYVFIIIFMQIIIPNDVLITPNFMTLKDLSLINTKLGIMIPFLGTAFGIFLLRQHFKTIPKSLAEAARIDGANTWQIIWKIYMPCAKPAYLSFGVVSVSYHWNNYLWPLIVTNSVQNRTLTVGLALFAKSKEATMQWANVSAATFIIIFPLIVIFFILQKRFINSFISSGIKE